In one window of Caballeronia sp. TF1N1 DNA:
- a CDS encoding glycosyltransferase, with protein MLVVLIALLVSFVSVLFIVRFERWHGSFSMDRDLDGIQKVHAVAVPRIGGAGVIVAVAASLLLNAFLNPSRNSSEALILLGCSLPAFLSGFAEDLTKKISPRTRLIASMIAALLACFALRAVVTRVNFSYVDAVLVFSPIAIALTVFSVSGVVHAINIIDGLNGLASVVAIIILASIGLVAFHVGDSTIVIVSLTLIGAITGFLAWNFPISRVFLGDGGAYFIGFLIAELLILLTMRNPSISPLYAILVTIYPVFETVFSIYRRKLVRGLPAGAPDAVHLHTLVYRRVLGGELNRCDSRALSLRNSRASPYLWTLTLCAVVPATLFSESPVLLGASALLFIATYIWLYAAIVRFHVPAWLRPAPVKEQPIVVHAEQ; from the coding sequence ATGTTGGTTGTGTTGATCGCGCTTCTGGTCTCCTTTGTTTCGGTACTGTTCATTGTTCGCTTCGAGCGCTGGCATGGTTCCTTCTCAATGGACCGCGATCTGGATGGGATTCAAAAAGTCCATGCGGTTGCGGTGCCACGAATCGGTGGCGCGGGCGTCATCGTCGCAGTCGCTGCTTCGTTACTCTTGAATGCCTTTCTGAATCCTTCGCGTAACAGTAGCGAAGCTCTGATTTTGCTTGGCTGTTCCTTGCCCGCGTTCCTGTCAGGTTTCGCGGAGGATCTGACCAAGAAAATCAGCCCGAGAACGCGTTTGATCGCGTCCATGATTGCGGCACTGCTTGCTTGCTTCGCACTGAGGGCGGTGGTTACACGGGTGAATTTTTCTTATGTCGATGCAGTGCTTGTTTTTTCGCCCATCGCGATTGCTCTGACAGTATTTTCAGTATCTGGCGTGGTGCACGCGATTAACATCATCGACGGTTTGAATGGGCTTGCATCGGTTGTTGCGATCATCATTTTAGCGTCGATCGGCCTAGTGGCGTTTCATGTGGGCGACTCGACAATTGTTATTGTCTCGTTGACGCTGATTGGTGCGATTACCGGTTTTCTTGCCTGGAATTTTCCGATCTCCCGAGTCTTTCTCGGAGACGGCGGCGCGTATTTCATCGGTTTTCTAATCGCCGAGTTGCTGATCTTGCTCACCATGCGCAATCCTAGCATTTCGCCGCTTTACGCAATTCTGGTAACGATCTACCCAGTCTTCGAAACCGTCTTCTCGATCTACCGAAGAAAACTCGTGCGCGGTTTGCCCGCCGGTGCGCCTGATGCGGTTCATTTGCATACACTGGTTTATCGTCGCGTGCTTGGCGGAGAATTGAATCGATGCGATTCACGCGCCTTGAGTCTTAGAAATTCCCGGGCATCTCCTTATTTGTGGACGCTGACGCTTTGCGCGGTCGTTCCGGCAACCTTGTTTTCAGAATCTCCAGTTCTTCTCGGCGCGTCGGCACTCCTCTTTATTGCCACCTATATCTGGTTGTATGCCGCAATCGTGAGATTTCACGTGCCGGCTTGGCTTCGGCCAGCGCCTGTCAAGGAGCAACCTATTGTCGTGCACGCTGAACAATAA